The following coding sequences are from one Panicum hallii strain FIL2 chromosome 5, PHallii_v3.1, whole genome shotgun sequence window:
- the LOC112895669 gene encoding uncharacterized protein LOC112895669: MAAHACCDVVADGATTPAGAAASGRLRLRRPSRALMKKARKLRKAAGGKRPRPAAASRTKRVAAIRRKMEALRRLVPAAPCGEERADGRLEELLLHAAGYILRLQMQVRVMQVMVHALNDNPED; this comes from the coding sequence ATGGCGGCTCACGCCTGCTGCGACGTCGTCGCTGACGGCGCTACGACGCCGGCGGGGGCAGCGGCAAGCGGGCGCCTTAGGTTGAGAAGGCCGTCGAGGGCGCtgatgaagaaggcgaggaAGCTGAGGAAGGCCGCCGGCGGGAAGCGcccgaggccggcggcggcgtcgaggaCGAAGCGCGTCGCGGCGATCAGGAGGAAGATGGAGGCGCTGCGGAGGCTCGTGCCGGCGGCGCCCTgcggggaggagcgggcggacgggcggctggaggaGCTCCTCCTGCACGCCGCCGGCTACATCCTGCGCCTCCAGATGCAGGTCCGGGTCATGCAAGTCATGGTCCACGCGCTAAACGATAACCCGGAGGATTGA